A single region of the Hylaeus volcanicus isolate JK05 chromosome 5, UHH_iyHylVolc1.0_haploid, whole genome shotgun sequence genome encodes:
- the LOC128876625 gene encoding uncharacterized protein LOC128876625 isoform X2, with the protein MGEGKSDRSGKRQRSSARGANKSSSDTELAHGKGKGRKIKSKEKWPLLEGLTVDELARYRRRRVQGQPKDNLRLQPEVEDKIPVTEYCETFGAISEDSLKENVWLEKNKEVEDIQLKDSIEDAQPSDGEEFKAEETKSTDIQPKSNDPATSVALVEDDKTMETEITRSKVVTHVNPSKRPSLIRRTTSKWDGDLYKNTETCSSYVAYEGQHRPELARRPTSLKMEGNLETTTEKCEKFIQWLNVSRPELMRVPTHLKLEGDFETSTENHEKYVPFVGVRRPGLLRQNTNLKLEGESTFLPEYMDVFKKHNNRVRSLPVKPETHLKTGTDFFQSTENTDNFGNSRFKEAQLNSEKEMRKEKNAKEEEMKMLVSKLEDLKGPPLEIPEYKDAYKNFPRERPKIVKPEDEIGRADGSKVPSSPTTKFATKIDQDPEYKSKYLDYQRDHAVYRKPSLTMKSTLIPSDHEASFCKQESKRYDYELTSEMRSQYVPYGRVPNVEPLRMPSSLRLEGNLDLEPEYRTAYCTKRENQLYTKPKMHRRRDRSLSASRRKDNYWINNNIEQFDCVNTAQDQDAFQVLRTSSGIHEENICGKPPSGSRRGSRTSLTQVQRPMQVDAAEYNRLKDESTNPTYRLHVCNVDDEPQGFRRRRSPSLQSSGRICNPSPDHVLQNDIRPYSPSFGKGTNQHTNGQSFVVLDNEIFSTNKNERRRRRTDRNYNIDGTLAHSKGRTRTTTNWMPPWYDSTNTI; encoded by the exons GCAAAGGTCCTCCGCTAGGGGTGCCAACAAATCGTCCTCGGACACTGAGCTAGCGCACGGCAAAGGAAAAGGGCGGAAAATCAAATCCAAGGAGAAATGGCCCCTCTTGGAAGGGTTAACAGTCGACGAGTTGGCTCGTTATCGGAGAAGACGTGTCCAAGGTCAACCGAAGGACAATCTTAGACTTCAACCTGAAGTGGAGGACAAAATTCCCGTTACCGAGTATTGCGAGACCTTCGGAGCGATCAGCGAAGATTCGCTCAAG GAAAATGTCTGGCTGGAAAAGAACAAAGAAGTCGAAGATATCCAATTGAAGGATTCGATTGAAGATGCACAACCCTCGGATGGTGAAGAGTTCAAGGCAGAAGAAACGAAATCTACCGACATTCAACCCAAAAGCAACGATCCTGCGACTTCCGTGGCACTGGTTGAGGATGATAAAACGATGGAGACCGAAATTACACGTTCCAAGGTCGTTACTCATGTCAATCCTTCCAAACGACCATCTCTTATTAGAAG GACTACTTCAAAGTGGGATGGAGACCTATATAAAAACACGGAAACGTGTTCGTCGTATGTAGCCTACGAGGGTCAACATAGGCCTGAACTTGCTCGTAGGCCCACGTCCTTGAAGATGGAAGGTAATTTGGAAACGACGACCGAGAAATGCGAAAAATTCATCCAGTGGCTGAACGTCAGCCGTCCTGAACTGATGCGTGTGCCGACGCATCTAAAACTCGAGGGTGACTTCGAAACGTCGACGGAGAACCATGAAAAGTACGTGCCATTCGTGGGCGTGCGAAGACCAGGGTTGCTCAGGCAGAATACCAACCTGAAACTAGAAGGGGAGTCTACGTTTTTGCCAGAGTACATGGACGTTTTTAAAAAGCATAACAATAGAG TGCGTTCGCTGCCAGTTAAACCTGAAACACATCTAAAGACTGGAACAGACTTTTTTCAGAGTACAGAGAACACCGATAATTTCGGTAATTCTCGTTTCAAAGAAGCGCAATTAAATAGCGAGAAAGAGATGCGAAAGGAGAAAAATGCAAAGGAGGAAGAGATGAAAATGTTGGTCTCAAAATTAGAAGATTTAAAGGGTCCGCCACTTGAAATTCCTGAGTATAAAGACGCGTACAAG AACTTCCCCAGAGAGCGTCCCAAAATTGTAAAACCTGAGGACGAAATCGGACGAGCAGATGGTTCTAAAGTGCCTTCGTCGCCTACGACGAAGTTTGCAACGAAAATCGACCAAGATCCGGAATACAAATCAAAATACTTGGATTATCAAAGAGACCATGCTGTCTACAGAAAACCATCATTGACGATGAAATCGACGTTGATTCCTTCGGACCATGAAGCAAGTTTTTGTAAACAAGAATCTAAACGATACGATTACGAGCTTACGAGCGAAATGAGGTCTCAATACGTTCCTTATGGCCGCGTACCAAATGTTGAGCCTTTGAGGATGCCATCGAGCTTGCGTTTAGAAGGGAATCTGGACCTTGAACCGGAATATAGAACGGCTTACTGTACAAAACGGGAAAATCAATTGTACACAAAACCGAAGATGCATCGTAGACGAGATCGTAGTTTAAGTGCTTCCAGACGAAAAGATAATTAttggataaataataatatagagCAATTCGACTGTGTAAACACTGCGCAGGATCAAGACGCGTTTCAAGTATTGCGTACTTCTTCGGGTATTCATGAGGAAAATATATGCGGTAAACCGCCATCAGGTAGTCGAAG agGCTCGAGAACGTCGTTAACTCAAGTCCAAAGACCAATGCAGGTAGATGCGGCAGAATACAACAGATTAAAAGATGAGTCGACTAATCCTACTTATAGACTCCATGTCTGTAATGTTGACGACGAACCCCAAGGTTTCCGACGTAGACGATCGCCATCACTTCAGTCTTCCGGAAGGATATGTAATCCTTCACCCGATCATGTACTTCAAAATGATATTAGACCATATTCTCCTAGTTTTGGCAAGGGCACTAACCAACACACTAATGGTCAATCATTTGTTGTTTTggataatgaaatttttagcacaaataaaaatgagagaCGCAGACGACGAACAGATAGAAATTACAATATAGATGGCACACTTGCCCATTCTAAGGGAAGAACTAGAACCACAACCAATTGGATGCCGCCATGGTACGACAGTACAAACACTATTTAA
- the LOC128876625 gene encoding uncharacterized protein LOC128876625 isoform X3, translated as MGEGKSDRSGKRQRSSARGANKSSSDTELAHGKGKGRKIKSKEKWPLLEGLTVDELARYRRRRVQGQPKDNLRLQPEVEDKIPVTEYCETFGAISEDSLKENVWLEKNKEVEDIQLKDSIEDAQPSDGEEFKAEETKSTDIQPKSNDPATSVALVEDDKTMETEITRSKVVTHVNPSKRPSLIRRRTTSKWDGDLYKNTETCSSYVAYEGQHRPELARRPTSLKMEGNLETTTEKCEKFIQWLNVSRPELMRVPTHLKLEGDFETSTENHEKYVPFVGVRRPGLLRQNTNLKLEGESTFLPEYMDVFKKHNNRVRSLPVKPETHLKTGTDFFQSTENTDNFGNSRFKEAQLNSEKEMRKEKNAKEEEMKMLVSKLEDLKGPPLEIPEYKDAYKNFPRERPKIVKPEDEIGRADGSKVPSSPTTKFATKIDQDPEYKSKYLDYQRDHAVYRKPSLTMKSTLIPSDHEASFCKQESKRYDYELTSEMRSQYVPYGRVPNVEPLRMPSSLRLEGNLDLEPEYRTAYCTKRENQLYTKPKMHRRRDRSLSASRRKDNYWINNNIEQFDCVNTAQDQDAFQVLRTSSGIHEENICGKPPSGSRRGSRTSLTQVQRPMQVDAAEYNRLKDESTNPTYRLHVCNVDDEPQGFRRRRSPSLQSSGRICNPSPDHVLQNDIRPYSPSFGKGTNQHTNGQSFVVLDNEIFSTNKNERRRRRTDRNYNIDGTLAHSKGRTRTTTNWMPPW; from the exons GCAAAGGTCCTCCGCTAGGGGTGCCAACAAATCGTCCTCGGACACTGAGCTAGCGCACGGCAAAGGAAAAGGGCGGAAAATCAAATCCAAGGAGAAATGGCCCCTCTTGGAAGGGTTAACAGTCGACGAGTTGGCTCGTTATCGGAGAAGACGTGTCCAAGGTCAACCGAAGGACAATCTTAGACTTCAACCTGAAGTGGAGGACAAAATTCCCGTTACCGAGTATTGCGAGACCTTCGGAGCGATCAGCGAAGATTCGCTCAAG GAAAATGTCTGGCTGGAAAAGAACAAAGAAGTCGAAGATATCCAATTGAAGGATTCGATTGAAGATGCACAACCCTCGGATGGTGAAGAGTTCAAGGCAGAAGAAACGAAATCTACCGACATTCAACCCAAAAGCAACGATCCTGCGACTTCCGTGGCACTGGTTGAGGATGATAAAACGATGGAGACCGAAATTACACGTTCCAAGGTCGTTACTCATGTCAATCCTTCCAAACGACCATCTCTTATTAGAAG AAGGACTACTTCAAAGTGGGATGGAGACCTATATAAAAACACGGAAACGTGTTCGTCGTATGTAGCCTACGAGGGTCAACATAGGCCTGAACTTGCTCGTAGGCCCACGTCCTTGAAGATGGAAGGTAATTTGGAAACGACGACCGAGAAATGCGAAAAATTCATCCAGTGGCTGAACGTCAGCCGTCCTGAACTGATGCGTGTGCCGACGCATCTAAAACTCGAGGGTGACTTCGAAACGTCGACGGAGAACCATGAAAAGTACGTGCCATTCGTGGGCGTGCGAAGACCAGGGTTGCTCAGGCAGAATACCAACCTGAAACTAGAAGGGGAGTCTACGTTTTTGCCAGAGTACATGGACGTTTTTAAAAAGCATAACAATAGAG TGCGTTCGCTGCCAGTTAAACCTGAAACACATCTAAAGACTGGAACAGACTTTTTTCAGAGTACAGAGAACACCGATAATTTCGGTAATTCTCGTTTCAAAGAAGCGCAATTAAATAGCGAGAAAGAGATGCGAAAGGAGAAAAATGCAAAGGAGGAAGAGATGAAAATGTTGGTCTCAAAATTAGAAGATTTAAAGGGTCCGCCACTTGAAATTCCTGAGTATAAAGACGCGTACAAG AACTTCCCCAGAGAGCGTCCCAAAATTGTAAAACCTGAGGACGAAATCGGACGAGCAGATGGTTCTAAAGTGCCTTCGTCGCCTACGACGAAGTTTGCAACGAAAATCGACCAAGATCCGGAATACAAATCAAAATACTTGGATTATCAAAGAGACCATGCTGTCTACAGAAAACCATCATTGACGATGAAATCGACGTTGATTCCTTCGGACCATGAAGCAAGTTTTTGTAAACAAGAATCTAAACGATACGATTACGAGCTTACGAGCGAAATGAGGTCTCAATACGTTCCTTATGGCCGCGTACCAAATGTTGAGCCTTTGAGGATGCCATCGAGCTTGCGTTTAGAAGGGAATCTGGACCTTGAACCGGAATATAGAACGGCTTACTGTACAAAACGGGAAAATCAATTGTACACAAAACCGAAGATGCATCGTAGACGAGATCGTAGTTTAAGTGCTTCCAGACGAAAAGATAATTAttggataaataataatatagagCAATTCGACTGTGTAAACACTGCGCAGGATCAAGACGCGTTTCAAGTATTGCGTACTTCTTCGGGTATTCATGAGGAAAATATATGCGGTAAACCGCCATCAGGTAGTCGAAG agGCTCGAGAACGTCGTTAACTCAAGTCCAAAGACCAATGCAGGTAGATGCGGCAGAATACAACAGATTAAAAGATGAGTCGACTAATCCTACTTATAGACTCCATGTCTGTAATGTTGACGACGAACCCCAAGGTTTCCGACGTAGACGATCGCCATCACTTCAGTCTTCCGGAAGGATATGTAATCCTTCACCCGATCATGTACTTCAAAATGATATTAGACCATATTCTCCTAGTTTTGGCAAGGGCACTAACCAACACACTAATGGTCAATCATTTGTTGTTTTggataatgaaatttttagcacaaataaaaatgagagaCGCAGACGACGAACAGATAGAAATTACAATATAGATGGCACACTTGCCCATTCTAAGGGAAGAACTAGAACCACAACCAATTGGATGCCGCCATG gtaa
- the LOC128876625 gene encoding uncharacterized protein LOC128876625 isoform X5, which yields MGEGKSDRSGKRQRSSARGANKSSSDTELAHGKGKGRKIKSKEKWPLLEGLTVDELARYRRRRVQGQPKDNLRLQPEVEDKIPVTEYCETFGAISEDSLKENVWLEKNKEVEDIQLKDSIEDAQPSDGEEFKAEETKSTDIQPKSNDPATSVALVEDDKTMETEITRSKVVTHVNPSKRPSLIRRRTTSKWDGDLYKNTETCSSYVAYEGQHRPELARRPTSLKMEGNLETTTEKCEKFIQWLNVSRPELMRVPTHLKLEGDFETSTENHEKYVPFVGVRRPGLLRQNTNLKLEGESTFLPEYMDVFKKHNNRVRSLPVKPETHLKTGTDFFQSTENTDNFGNSRFKEAQLNSEKEMRKEKNAKEEEMKMLVSKLEDLKGPPLEIPEYKDAYKNFPRERPKIVKPEDEIGRADGSKVPSSPTTKFATKIDQDPEYKSKYLDYQRDHAVYRKPSLTMKSTLIPSDHEASFCKQESKRYDYELTSEMRSQYVPYGRVPNVEPLRMPSSLRLEGNLDLEPEYRTAYCTKRENQLYTKPKMHRRRDRSLSASRRKDNYWINNNIEQFDCVNTAQDQDAFQVLRTSSGIHEENICGKPPSGSRRGSRTSLTQVQRPMQVDAAEYNRLKDESTNPTYRLHVCNVDDEPQGFRRRRSPSLQSSGRICNPSPDHHK from the exons GCAAAGGTCCTCCGCTAGGGGTGCCAACAAATCGTCCTCGGACACTGAGCTAGCGCACGGCAAAGGAAAAGGGCGGAAAATCAAATCCAAGGAGAAATGGCCCCTCTTGGAAGGGTTAACAGTCGACGAGTTGGCTCGTTATCGGAGAAGACGTGTCCAAGGTCAACCGAAGGACAATCTTAGACTTCAACCTGAAGTGGAGGACAAAATTCCCGTTACCGAGTATTGCGAGACCTTCGGAGCGATCAGCGAAGATTCGCTCAAG GAAAATGTCTGGCTGGAAAAGAACAAAGAAGTCGAAGATATCCAATTGAAGGATTCGATTGAAGATGCACAACCCTCGGATGGTGAAGAGTTCAAGGCAGAAGAAACGAAATCTACCGACATTCAACCCAAAAGCAACGATCCTGCGACTTCCGTGGCACTGGTTGAGGATGATAAAACGATGGAGACCGAAATTACACGTTCCAAGGTCGTTACTCATGTCAATCCTTCCAAACGACCATCTCTTATTAGAAG AAGGACTACTTCAAAGTGGGATGGAGACCTATATAAAAACACGGAAACGTGTTCGTCGTATGTAGCCTACGAGGGTCAACATAGGCCTGAACTTGCTCGTAGGCCCACGTCCTTGAAGATGGAAGGTAATTTGGAAACGACGACCGAGAAATGCGAAAAATTCATCCAGTGGCTGAACGTCAGCCGTCCTGAACTGATGCGTGTGCCGACGCATCTAAAACTCGAGGGTGACTTCGAAACGTCGACGGAGAACCATGAAAAGTACGTGCCATTCGTGGGCGTGCGAAGACCAGGGTTGCTCAGGCAGAATACCAACCTGAAACTAGAAGGGGAGTCTACGTTTTTGCCAGAGTACATGGACGTTTTTAAAAAGCATAACAATAGAG TGCGTTCGCTGCCAGTTAAACCTGAAACACATCTAAAGACTGGAACAGACTTTTTTCAGAGTACAGAGAACACCGATAATTTCGGTAATTCTCGTTTCAAAGAAGCGCAATTAAATAGCGAGAAAGAGATGCGAAAGGAGAAAAATGCAAAGGAGGAAGAGATGAAAATGTTGGTCTCAAAATTAGAAGATTTAAAGGGTCCGCCACTTGAAATTCCTGAGTATAAAGACGCGTACAAG AACTTCCCCAGAGAGCGTCCCAAAATTGTAAAACCTGAGGACGAAATCGGACGAGCAGATGGTTCTAAAGTGCCTTCGTCGCCTACGACGAAGTTTGCAACGAAAATCGACCAAGATCCGGAATACAAATCAAAATACTTGGATTATCAAAGAGACCATGCTGTCTACAGAAAACCATCATTGACGATGAAATCGACGTTGATTCCTTCGGACCATGAAGCAAGTTTTTGTAAACAAGAATCTAAACGATACGATTACGAGCTTACGAGCGAAATGAGGTCTCAATACGTTCCTTATGGCCGCGTACCAAATGTTGAGCCTTTGAGGATGCCATCGAGCTTGCGTTTAGAAGGGAATCTGGACCTTGAACCGGAATATAGAACGGCTTACTGTACAAAACGGGAAAATCAATTGTACACAAAACCGAAGATGCATCGTAGACGAGATCGTAGTTTAAGTGCTTCCAGACGAAAAGATAATTAttggataaataataatatagagCAATTCGACTGTGTAAACACTGCGCAGGATCAAGACGCGTTTCAAGTATTGCGTACTTCTTCGGGTATTCATGAGGAAAATATATGCGGTAAACCGCCATCAGGTAGTCGAAG agGCTCGAGAACGTCGTTAACTCAAGTCCAAAGACCAATGCAGGTAGATGCGGCAGAATACAACAGATTAAAAGATGAGTCGACTAATCCTACTTATAGACTCCATGTCTGTAATGTTGACGACGAACCCCAAGGTTTCCGACGTAGACGATCGCCATCACTTCAGTCTTCCGGAAGGATATGTAATCCTTCACCCGATCAT cacaaataa
- the LOC128876625 gene encoding uncharacterized protein LOC128876625 isoform X4, with the protein MGEGKSDRSGKRQRSSARGANKSSSDTELAHGKGKGRKIKSKEKWPLLEGLTVDELARYRRRRVQGQPKDNLRLQPEVEDKIPVTEYCETFGAISEDSLKENVWLEKNKEVEDIQLKDSIEDAQPSDGEEFKAEETKSTDIQPKSNDPATSVALVEDDKTMETEITRSKVVTHVNPSKRPSLIRRPTSLKMEGNLETTTEKCEKFIQWLNVSRPELMRVPTHLKLEGDFETSTENHEKYVPFVGVRRPGLLRQNTNLKLEGESTFLPEYMDVFKKHNNRVRSLPVKPETHLKTGTDFFQSTENTDNFGNSRFKEAQLNSEKEMRKEKNAKEEEMKMLVSKLEDLKGPPLEIPEYKDAYKNFPRERPKIVKPEDEIGRADGSKVPSSPTTKFATKIDQDPEYKSKYLDYQRDHAVYRKPSLTMKSTLIPSDHEASFCKQESKRYDYELTSEMRSQYVPYGRVPNVEPLRMPSSLRLEGNLDLEPEYRTAYCTKRENQLYTKPKMHRRRDRSLSASRRKDNYWINNNIEQFDCVNTAQDQDAFQVLRTSSGIHEENICGKPPSGSRRGSRTSLTQVQRPMQVDAAEYNRLKDESTNPTYRLHVCNVDDEPQGFRRRRSPSLQSSGRICNPSPDHVLQNDIRPYSPSFGKGTNQHTNGQSFVVLDNEIFSTNKNERRRRRTDRNYNIDGTLAHSKGRTRTTTNWMPPWYDSTNTI; encoded by the exons GCAAAGGTCCTCCGCTAGGGGTGCCAACAAATCGTCCTCGGACACTGAGCTAGCGCACGGCAAAGGAAAAGGGCGGAAAATCAAATCCAAGGAGAAATGGCCCCTCTTGGAAGGGTTAACAGTCGACGAGTTGGCTCGTTATCGGAGAAGACGTGTCCAAGGTCAACCGAAGGACAATCTTAGACTTCAACCTGAAGTGGAGGACAAAATTCCCGTTACCGAGTATTGCGAGACCTTCGGAGCGATCAGCGAAGATTCGCTCAAG GAAAATGTCTGGCTGGAAAAGAACAAAGAAGTCGAAGATATCCAATTGAAGGATTCGATTGAAGATGCACAACCCTCGGATGGTGAAGAGTTCAAGGCAGAAGAAACGAAATCTACCGACATTCAACCCAAAAGCAACGATCCTGCGACTTCCGTGGCACTGGTTGAGGATGATAAAACGATGGAGACCGAAATTACACGTTCCAAGGTCGTTACTCATGTCAATCCTTCCAAACGACCATCTCTTATTAGAAG GCCCACGTCCTTGAAGATGGAAGGTAATTTGGAAACGACGACCGAGAAATGCGAAAAATTCATCCAGTGGCTGAACGTCAGCCGTCCTGAACTGATGCGTGTGCCGACGCATCTAAAACTCGAGGGTGACTTCGAAACGTCGACGGAGAACCATGAAAAGTACGTGCCATTCGTGGGCGTGCGAAGACCAGGGTTGCTCAGGCAGAATACCAACCTGAAACTAGAAGGGGAGTCTACGTTTTTGCCAGAGTACATGGACGTTTTTAAAAAGCATAACAATAGAG TGCGTTCGCTGCCAGTTAAACCTGAAACACATCTAAAGACTGGAACAGACTTTTTTCAGAGTACAGAGAACACCGATAATTTCGGTAATTCTCGTTTCAAAGAAGCGCAATTAAATAGCGAGAAAGAGATGCGAAAGGAGAAAAATGCAAAGGAGGAAGAGATGAAAATGTTGGTCTCAAAATTAGAAGATTTAAAGGGTCCGCCACTTGAAATTCCTGAGTATAAAGACGCGTACAAG AACTTCCCCAGAGAGCGTCCCAAAATTGTAAAACCTGAGGACGAAATCGGACGAGCAGATGGTTCTAAAGTGCCTTCGTCGCCTACGACGAAGTTTGCAACGAAAATCGACCAAGATCCGGAATACAAATCAAAATACTTGGATTATCAAAGAGACCATGCTGTCTACAGAAAACCATCATTGACGATGAAATCGACGTTGATTCCTTCGGACCATGAAGCAAGTTTTTGTAAACAAGAATCTAAACGATACGATTACGAGCTTACGAGCGAAATGAGGTCTCAATACGTTCCTTATGGCCGCGTACCAAATGTTGAGCCTTTGAGGATGCCATCGAGCTTGCGTTTAGAAGGGAATCTGGACCTTGAACCGGAATATAGAACGGCTTACTGTACAAAACGGGAAAATCAATTGTACACAAAACCGAAGATGCATCGTAGACGAGATCGTAGTTTAAGTGCTTCCAGACGAAAAGATAATTAttggataaataataatatagagCAATTCGACTGTGTAAACACTGCGCAGGATCAAGACGCGTTTCAAGTATTGCGTACTTCTTCGGGTATTCATGAGGAAAATATATGCGGTAAACCGCCATCAGGTAGTCGAAG agGCTCGAGAACGTCGTTAACTCAAGTCCAAAGACCAATGCAGGTAGATGCGGCAGAATACAACAGATTAAAAGATGAGTCGACTAATCCTACTTATAGACTCCATGTCTGTAATGTTGACGACGAACCCCAAGGTTTCCGACGTAGACGATCGCCATCACTTCAGTCTTCCGGAAGGATATGTAATCCTTCACCCGATCATGTACTTCAAAATGATATTAGACCATATTCTCCTAGTTTTGGCAAGGGCACTAACCAACACACTAATGGTCAATCATTTGTTGTTTTggataatgaaatttttagcacaaataaaaatgagagaCGCAGACGACGAACAGATAGAAATTACAATATAGATGGCACACTTGCCCATTCTAAGGGAAGAACTAGAACCACAACCAATTGGATGCCGCCATGGTACGACAGTACAAACACTATTTAA
- the LOC128876625 gene encoding uncharacterized protein LOC128876625 isoform X1, translating to MGEGKSDRSGKRQRSSARGANKSSSDTELAHGKGKGRKIKSKEKWPLLEGLTVDELARYRRRRVQGQPKDNLRLQPEVEDKIPVTEYCETFGAISEDSLKENVWLEKNKEVEDIQLKDSIEDAQPSDGEEFKAEETKSTDIQPKSNDPATSVALVEDDKTMETEITRSKVVTHVNPSKRPSLIRRRTTSKWDGDLYKNTETCSSYVAYEGQHRPELARRPTSLKMEGNLETTTEKCEKFIQWLNVSRPELMRVPTHLKLEGDFETSTENHEKYVPFVGVRRPGLLRQNTNLKLEGESTFLPEYMDVFKKHNNRVRSLPVKPETHLKTGTDFFQSTENTDNFGNSRFKEAQLNSEKEMRKEKNAKEEEMKMLVSKLEDLKGPPLEIPEYKDAYKNFPRERPKIVKPEDEIGRADGSKVPSSPTTKFATKIDQDPEYKSKYLDYQRDHAVYRKPSLTMKSTLIPSDHEASFCKQESKRYDYELTSEMRSQYVPYGRVPNVEPLRMPSSLRLEGNLDLEPEYRTAYCTKRENQLYTKPKMHRRRDRSLSASRRKDNYWINNNIEQFDCVNTAQDQDAFQVLRTSSGIHEENICGKPPSGSRRGSRTSLTQVQRPMQVDAAEYNRLKDESTNPTYRLHVCNVDDEPQGFRRRRSPSLQSSGRICNPSPDHVLQNDIRPYSPSFGKGTNQHTNGQSFVVLDNEIFSTNKNERRRRRTDRNYNIDGTLAHSKGRTRTTTNWMPPWYDSTNTI from the exons GCAAAGGTCCTCCGCTAGGGGTGCCAACAAATCGTCCTCGGACACTGAGCTAGCGCACGGCAAAGGAAAAGGGCGGAAAATCAAATCCAAGGAGAAATGGCCCCTCTTGGAAGGGTTAACAGTCGACGAGTTGGCTCGTTATCGGAGAAGACGTGTCCAAGGTCAACCGAAGGACAATCTTAGACTTCAACCTGAAGTGGAGGACAAAATTCCCGTTACCGAGTATTGCGAGACCTTCGGAGCGATCAGCGAAGATTCGCTCAAG GAAAATGTCTGGCTGGAAAAGAACAAAGAAGTCGAAGATATCCAATTGAAGGATTCGATTGAAGATGCACAACCCTCGGATGGTGAAGAGTTCAAGGCAGAAGAAACGAAATCTACCGACATTCAACCCAAAAGCAACGATCCTGCGACTTCCGTGGCACTGGTTGAGGATGATAAAACGATGGAGACCGAAATTACACGTTCCAAGGTCGTTACTCATGTCAATCCTTCCAAACGACCATCTCTTATTAGAAG AAGGACTACTTCAAAGTGGGATGGAGACCTATATAAAAACACGGAAACGTGTTCGTCGTATGTAGCCTACGAGGGTCAACATAGGCCTGAACTTGCTCGTAGGCCCACGTCCTTGAAGATGGAAGGTAATTTGGAAACGACGACCGAGAAATGCGAAAAATTCATCCAGTGGCTGAACGTCAGCCGTCCTGAACTGATGCGTGTGCCGACGCATCTAAAACTCGAGGGTGACTTCGAAACGTCGACGGAGAACCATGAAAAGTACGTGCCATTCGTGGGCGTGCGAAGACCAGGGTTGCTCAGGCAGAATACCAACCTGAAACTAGAAGGGGAGTCTACGTTTTTGCCAGAGTACATGGACGTTTTTAAAAAGCATAACAATAGAG TGCGTTCGCTGCCAGTTAAACCTGAAACACATCTAAAGACTGGAACAGACTTTTTTCAGAGTACAGAGAACACCGATAATTTCGGTAATTCTCGTTTCAAAGAAGCGCAATTAAATAGCGAGAAAGAGATGCGAAAGGAGAAAAATGCAAAGGAGGAAGAGATGAAAATGTTGGTCTCAAAATTAGAAGATTTAAAGGGTCCGCCACTTGAAATTCCTGAGTATAAAGACGCGTACAAG AACTTCCCCAGAGAGCGTCCCAAAATTGTAAAACCTGAGGACGAAATCGGACGAGCAGATGGTTCTAAAGTGCCTTCGTCGCCTACGACGAAGTTTGCAACGAAAATCGACCAAGATCCGGAATACAAATCAAAATACTTGGATTATCAAAGAGACCATGCTGTCTACAGAAAACCATCATTGACGATGAAATCGACGTTGATTCCTTCGGACCATGAAGCAAGTTTTTGTAAACAAGAATCTAAACGATACGATTACGAGCTTACGAGCGAAATGAGGTCTCAATACGTTCCTTATGGCCGCGTACCAAATGTTGAGCCTTTGAGGATGCCATCGAGCTTGCGTTTAGAAGGGAATCTGGACCTTGAACCGGAATATAGAACGGCTTACTGTACAAAACGGGAAAATCAATTGTACACAAAACCGAAGATGCATCGTAGACGAGATCGTAGTTTAAGTGCTTCCAGACGAAAAGATAATTAttggataaataataatatagagCAATTCGACTGTGTAAACACTGCGCAGGATCAAGACGCGTTTCAAGTATTGCGTACTTCTTCGGGTATTCATGAGGAAAATATATGCGGTAAACCGCCATCAGGTAGTCGAAG agGCTCGAGAACGTCGTTAACTCAAGTCCAAAGACCAATGCAGGTAGATGCGGCAGAATACAACAGATTAAAAGATGAGTCGACTAATCCTACTTATAGACTCCATGTCTGTAATGTTGACGACGAACCCCAAGGTTTCCGACGTAGACGATCGCCATCACTTCAGTCTTCCGGAAGGATATGTAATCCTTCACCCGATCATGTACTTCAAAATGATATTAGACCATATTCTCCTAGTTTTGGCAAGGGCACTAACCAACACACTAATGGTCAATCATTTGTTGTTTTggataatgaaatttttagcacaaataaaaatgagagaCGCAGACGACGAACAGATAGAAATTACAATATAGATGGCACACTTGCCCATTCTAAGGGAAGAACTAGAACCACAACCAATTGGATGCCGCCATGGTACGACAGTACAAACACTATTTAA